The Methanomassiliicoccus luminyensis B10 genome includes a window with the following:
- a CDS encoding TIGR00296 family protein, whose amino-acid sequence MKDSEGEVAVHIARQAVDAEARGATKGNVDAPESFREKRGAFVTLNSYPDHLLRGCIGFPEPTFSLASAILQAAAHACHDPRFDDLQEDELDSIVVEVSVLTPPQEIKAVDRKKLPEMIDVGKDGLIAEMGPYRGLLLPQVPVEWGWEAQMFLDQVCIKAGMAPNMWLDKRTRLYKFQAEIFAESSPRGKVVRKELS is encoded by the coding sequence ATGAAGGACAGCGAGGGCGAGGTCGCAGTGCATATCGCGCGCCAGGCGGTGGATGCGGAGGCCCGGGGCGCCACCAAGGGCAATGTGGACGCCCCCGAGAGCTTCCGGGAGAAGCGCGGAGCGTTCGTAACGCTGAACAGCTACCCCGACCACTTGTTGAGGGGCTGCATCGGCTTCCCCGAACCGACGTTCTCGCTGGCGAGCGCCATCCTGCAGGCCGCCGCGCATGCCTGCCACGACCCCCGCTTCGACGACCTCCAGGAGGACGAACTCGATTCCATAGTGGTCGAGGTGTCCGTCCTCACTCCCCCGCAGGAGATCAAGGCGGTCGATCGGAAGAAGCTTCCCGAGATGATCGATGTGGGCAAGGACGGCCTCATCGCGGAGATGGGGCCGTACCGCGGGCTGCTGCTTCCGCAGGTGCCGGTGGAATGGGGCTGGGAAGCGCAAATGTTCTTGGACCAGGTGTGCATCAAGGCGGGGATGGCCCCCAACATGTGGCTGGACAAGAGGACCAGGCTCTACAAGTTCCAGGCGGAGATATTCGCCGAGAGCTCGCCCCGGGGCAAAGTGGTCAGGAAGGAGCTGAGCTGA